One window of Manihot esculenta cultivar AM560-2 chromosome 17, M.esculenta_v8, whole genome shotgun sequence genomic DNA carries:
- the LOC110604950 gene encoding uncharacterized protein LOC110604950 — protein sequence MSRSAERCLPFFKKLRKVSNFEWTEDCQKAFKELKCYLSSPHVLSIPLEGEELLIYLSASEQAISAVLVRVEEGEQKPVFYISKVLKDAEIRYLNIEKTAYALLLAVRKFRVCLESHQGVVMTYQPLKRILHRPKTSGWMLAWSIEISPYCLEYRPRTTIKSQALADFIAECSFNEKQAEPGEASSGTSEGGREWQSPREFSWKLYVDGASSTRGSGARIMLKGPEGFKVCYALRLGFKTSNNVSEYEALINEMLIAMEVGATDLEINSDSQLVISQITRAYQARDPIMQNYLMKAKAIEAELKNQGIMIRYQRIPQEENEEADLLNRLSREELKQLPDEVYIQYVNTPAFDKASTVMEIEEGRNWMTPYLEYLEKGKLPEDKAEAKKIAARAANYQAVRGTLYRRGKSSPWLRCVSPAEAVKVMEEIHQGVCGAHEGAGTLANKIFRQRYYWPTVEREAEEFVRRCDICQRFANAINIPATPQSSISSHGRSHSGA from the coding sequence ATGTCGAGGTCAGCAGAAAgatgcttgccattcttcaaaaagttgagaaaagtTTCGAACTTCGAATGGACCGAGGACTGTCAAAAAGCTTTCAAAGAACTCAAATGCTATCTTAGCTCGCCACATGTGCTTAGTATCCCGCTGGAAGGAGAAGAGCTCCTGATCTACCTatcagcctcagagcaagctaTCAGTGCTGTATTGGTGAGAGTGGAAGAAGGAGAACAGAAGCCAGTATTCTACATCAGCAAAGTGCTCAAAGATGCTGAGATAAGATACCTGAACATCGAAAAAACAGCTTACGCTTTATTGTTAGCAGTCAGAAAGTTCAGGGTTTGCCtagaaagccaccaaggagtagtgatgacaTATCAGCCGTTGAAGAGAATTCTTCACAGACCGAAAACCTCAGGTTGGATGCTTGCTTGGTCTATTGAGATTAGCCCCTACTGCTTGGAATACCGGCCTCGCACAACCATAAAGTCTCAAGCCCTCGCTGACTTCATAGCGGAATGCTCCTTCAATGAAAAACAAGCAGAACCTGGTGAGGCATCCTCGGGAACCTCAGAAGGAGGGAGAGAATGGCAGTCCCCTCGAGAATTCAGCTGGAAGTTGTACGTGGACGGAGCATCCAGCACTAGGGGCAGCGGTGCGAGAATAATGCTGAAAGGGCCTGAAGGTTTCAAAGTTTGTTATGCTCTACGCCTGGGGTTCAAAACCTCCAATAATGTATCAGAATATGAAGCACTAATAAACGAGATGTTAATTGCAATGGAAGTAGGAGCAACCGATCTCGAGATAAATAGCGACTCCCAGCTAGTAATCAGCCAGATAACAAGGGCATATCAAGCAAGAGATCCGATCATGCAGAACTATTTGATGAAGGCAAAGGCCATAGAGGCCGAACTCAAGAACCAAGGGATCATGATAAGATACCAAAGAATACCTCAGGAAGAGAATGAAGAGGCAGACCTACTTAATCGATTGTCTAGGGAAGAGCTGAAACAACTCCCGGATGAGGTATATATACAGTACGTCAACACCCCTGCCTTTGACAAAGCCAGCACAGTGATGGAGATCGAAGAAGGAAGAAACTGGATGACCCCGTACCTCGAGTACTTAGAAAAGGGAAAACTCCCTGAAGATAAAGCTGAAGCAAAGAAAATTGcggctcgagctgccaattaccaagcgGTGAGAGGAACCCTATACCGAAGAGGGAAGTCtagcccatggctccgatgtgtgagtcCAGCAGAAGCTgtaaaggtgatggaagaaatacatcAAGGAGTCTGTGGAGCTCATGAAGGAGCAGGGACGTtggcaaataaaattttcaggcaaagatactactggcccactgtcgAAAGGGAGGCCGAGGAGTTCGTCCGAAGGTGTGACatatgccagaggtttgccaacgccatcaaCATCCCAGCCACACCTCAATCTAGCATATCCAGTCATGGCCGTTCTCACAGTGGGGCATAG